Proteins co-encoded in one Listeria ivanovii subsp. ivanovii genomic window:
- a CDS encoding PTS ascorbate transporter subunit IIC: protein MEIITWIANNFFGTPAILLGFIVLLGLLLQKKNLSQVISGTFKAIIGFLIINAGAAVITGSLGIFEPMWKEVFGLETPPLAGFLGQEAFNAKFGSAVTLAMTLGFLVNVLLARFTPFKYIYLTGHMMFWTTTIFAGITVQAVGGDIPFWGLVLFLAVIMGLYWTLQPAITQPFLRKITGNDNVALGHTSSSVAILSALLGKVFGNKKNDAEHINLPKKLEFLRDSNVITALTMGILFVVGAVILMVKKTPGAEKLIAEAGNQSFIVYSIVQSFTFAAGIAIVLVGVRMFIGEIVPAFNGIATKLVPGAKPALDAPIVYPYAPNSVIIGFVGAFIGAIIWLVVLGNTVGYVFVPTMIVLFFHGAVAGVFGNSTGGVRGALIGGFLTATVVAWGQYIMVTFFINTTVPDTAMWAADSDMFILGPIVSMLAKLFF from the coding sequence TTTCAAAGCTATTATCGGATTCTTAATTATTAATGCCGGGGCCGCTGTTATTACTGGCTCACTCGGGATTTTTGAGCCGATGTGGAAAGAAGTGTTTGGACTAGAAACGCCGCCACTTGCAGGTTTTTTAGGACAAGAAGCTTTTAATGCTAAATTTGGTAGTGCCGTTACACTGGCGATGACACTCGGATTTTTAGTCAATGTGTTATTAGCTAGATTCACCCCGTTTAAATATATTTACTTAACTGGGCATATGATGTTTTGGACAACAACGATTTTTGCTGGGATTACAGTTCAAGCTGTTGGCGGAGACATACCATTTTGGGGCCTTGTACTCTTCCTAGCAGTTATTATGGGACTTTACTGGACATTACAACCAGCGATTACACAACCATTCCTACGTAAAATTACCGGAAATGACAATGTTGCGTTAGGACATACTTCTTCCAGTGTTGCAATTTTATCCGCGTTACTTGGGAAGGTATTTGGAAATAAGAAAAATGATGCAGAACATATCAATTTACCAAAGAAATTAGAGTTTTTAAGGGACTCCAACGTTATTACCGCTCTTACCATGGGGATTTTGTTCGTAGTTGGCGCAGTAATTCTGATGGTGAAAAAAACTCCAGGAGCAGAAAAATTAATTGCGGAAGCTGGTAATCAAAGTTTCATCGTTTATTCCATCGTGCAATCATTTACTTTTGCAGCAGGGATTGCGATTGTACTTGTAGGTGTGCGGATGTTTATTGGGGAAATCGTACCAGCCTTTAATGGGATTGCTACAAAACTAGTTCCAGGAGCTAAACCAGCGTTAGATGCGCCGATTGTTTATCCATATGCACCGAACTCGGTAATTATCGGTTTCGTTGGAGCATTTATCGGAGCAATTATTTGGTTAGTAGTACTTGGAAATACAGTTGGCTATGTATTCGTGCCAACGATGATCGTGCTCTTCTTCCACGGAGCTGTTGCTGGGGTGTTCGGTAACTCAACTGGTGGTGTCAGAGGTGCATTAATAGGTGGATTCTTAACAGCTACGGTTGTCGCCTGGGGTCAATATATCATGGTAACCTTCTTTATCAATACGACAGTTCCAGATACAGCAATGTGGGCTGCCGATTCAGATATGTTCATCCTTGGACCAATTGTTAGCATGTTAGCGAAGTTATTCTTTTAG
- a CDS encoding phosphotriesterase encodes MSFIRTFYGDISPDQLGFTYSHEHIVCVPAYWKERNADDLLLDDKEKSQLDVQDFADLGGKTIVDATAVDYGRRVAEVAQISKETGIQIVGTAGFNKSFLWDGKIKPELKPIIGDFERYYDWIEATSIEKLTEFVVSEVEQGLEGTVYKAGQVKFGTGYNMITPLEEKTIRAVARAHHETKAPIHSHTEAGTMALEQIEILKQENVNLEYLSIGHMDRNLDPYYHKQVAKTGAFMSFDGIAKIKYAPESARIAAILYLVSEGFEDQILVSGDTARKTYYKHYGYGPGLEYIAKKWVPRFIDEANEKGFDGEKLVRKFFVDNPARCFTFKK; translated from the coding sequence ATGAGCTTTATTCGTACTTTTTATGGAGATATTTCCCCGGACCAATTGGGGTTCACTTACTCACATGAACATATTGTTTGTGTTCCAGCTTACTGGAAAGAACGCAACGCAGATGATTTACTTTTAGATGATAAAGAAAAATCACAATTAGATGTACAAGACTTTGCTGATTTAGGCGGAAAAACCATTGTTGATGCGACTGCGGTTGATTATGGCAGAAGAGTAGCAGAAGTCGCTCAAATTTCCAAAGAAACAGGAATCCAAATTGTGGGTACGGCAGGTTTTAATAAAAGTTTCTTATGGGACGGGAAAATTAAACCAGAGCTTAAACCAATTATTGGTGATTTTGAAAGATACTATGACTGGATTGAAGCAACCTCTATCGAAAAATTAACTGAATTTGTCGTAAGCGAAGTAGAACAAGGTCTAGAAGGGACAGTATACAAGGCCGGGCAGGTGAAATTTGGAACAGGCTACAATATGATTACCCCTTTAGAAGAAAAGACGATACGCGCCGTTGCAAGAGCACACCACGAGACAAAAGCGCCAATTCATTCGCATACGGAAGCTGGGACAATGGCTTTAGAACAAATCGAAATTTTAAAACAAGAAAATGTCAATCTCGAATATCTTTCTATTGGCCATATGGATCGCAATTTAGACCCGTATTACCACAAACAAGTTGCAAAAACAGGTGCCTTTATGTCATTTGATGGAATTGCCAAAATTAAATATGCGCCAGAAAGTGCTCGAATTGCTGCGATTCTATATCTGGTATCAGAAGGATTTGAAGACCAAATTCTCGTAAGTGGCGATACCGCGCGGAAAACCTATTATAAACATTATGGTTACGGACCAGGTCTTGAATATATTGCCAAAAAATGGGTTCCTCGTTTTATTGATGAAGCGAACGAAAAAGGCTTTGATGGAGAAAAATTAGTCCGAAAATTCTTCGTAGATAACCCAGCAAGATGTTTTACATTCAAAAAATAG
- a CDS encoding creatininase family protein, whose translation MLYADENSFDIGAKITKTTPVILPIGAVEAHGPHLPLGTDNILASEYSAKIAAETNAFVLPVLPYGQVWSLQDFPGSLTVSNETVTKMVVEIGESLYRQGFRLFVPVSGHLGNMAALKDAARELYAKFPDMITLHIFYPNIQKLAMDVREGKASHHTYIHACEIETSLMLYLSPKNTDMTRAIDDPPILPIDADYKPTPWQNFTKTAVLGEATLATAEKGEYLIEKTLKTCVELIKIEQEKIRKFTEME comes from the coding sequence GTGTTATATGCAGATGAAAATTCATTTGATATTGGTGCGAAAATCACAAAAACAACGCCAGTAATCTTGCCAATCGGAGCTGTTGAAGCGCACGGGCCACATTTGCCACTAGGAACAGACAATATTTTAGCGTCAGAATATTCTGCTAAAATTGCAGCTGAAACAAATGCTTTTGTACTTCCCGTGTTACCATATGGCCAAGTTTGGAGCTTACAAGATTTCCCGGGAAGCTTAACTGTATCCAATGAAACTGTCACGAAAATGGTCGTCGAAATTGGTGAAAGCCTATACCGACAAGGGTTTCGCTTATTTGTTCCAGTAAGTGGACACCTTGGAAATATGGCGGCTTTAAAAGATGCAGCTCGAGAATTATACGCTAAGTTTCCGGACATGATTACGTTGCATATTTTTTACCCTAATATCCAAAAACTTGCGATGGACGTTAGAGAAGGCAAAGCAAGTCACCATACTTACATTCATGCTTGTGAAATTGAAACATCGCTCATGCTCTACCTATCTCCAAAAAACACGGATATGACTCGGGCAATTGATGATCCGCCAATTTTACCGATTGATGCGGATTACAAACCAACGCCGTGGCAAAACTTCACCAAGACAGCCGTTCTAGGAGAAGCAACCTTAGCAACGGCTGAAAAAGGCGAATACTTAATTGAAAAAACGTTAAAAACATGTGTGGAGTTGATAAAAATTGAACAAGAAAAAATTCGAAAATTTACCGAAATGGAATGA